The genomic interval CATATTGCGGATAAAGTTTATTGGTGTTCATTGATGTCTTGAATCTCCAGACACATATTGTGGTTGGTGTTTATTGTCTTGATGGATTTGTTTTGTACATATCTTTCATGGTCTCTTTGACTGTCTTGATGAATTTGTTTAGTATTGCTGATCATTGGTCTTAGAATTACACGAGAatgaattttttatatatactttCGTTATGACAGTATTTTATATTTATCGTACCGAAACTTCAGTACCGAATAGTCGGTATGATAACGGTATCATTTTTCTCATACTGctattttcggtacggtatatGGTATCCGAAATTTCGGTACTTatcattataaaaaattatctcccataaattaatattttttgtatgaAAATTGATGAATAATAATCATTCACACATTTCTTTATCTTTAATTTGCTCTTCTATATCAACCTCTTAGCCATAGCTTTCCAAGCCGGCTCTGCTATTTAGTTTATCTCCATGGCCCACTTCCATAACGGCTGCTGCCGCCGTTTCCTGCTTCGCGCCGCCCCTATTGTTCCAAGTTTTCTCACATGAAGGGCACGTTTTAAGCGCTGCCGCCGCGGCCTTAGTCACTGGGTGCAAAAACTGCCGCAGCAACGGAGCCGCTGCCGCAGGTGGCGGTGGTGGGTTTTCTGTTTTAGCCGGTGATCGAAGCTCCAACAGTTGTCTCTTTAGTTGTCGATTCTCGTCGCTGAGCCTTTCGCAGTTCTTCTTCAAGAACTCGCGGTCTATCTCGGTTTGCTTCAGTTTTATCCTGCGTTCAAAATTACAATGCAAGAAACAACATAaatttcttttttattattCGAATCCGATTTAAGAAATGGAAGAAACATATTTAACAACCTTGCTCTTCGGTTCTGAAACCAAACTTCAACTTGTCTAGGTTTGAGATTCAATCTTTCTGCTAGTATCCGTTTCTGCGCCTGCATGCCcaccaaaatttattttttaatctaATCTGAATTTTTACTTATTACAAAACCGTATTAAATTCTGTGATTTTGATATAAATcttccaaaataataataaaatatacacCATTGTAAGAGAAGAGTGCTGTTCAAAACTCTCTTCAAGCAAAGTGATCTGATCCTTGTCGAGCCTCAGCTTCTTTCTGCTACAATTCTTGGAATAAGTTCTTTCACAATCATCGGCCTTGTtaccattgaaaatcctattCTTGCTCCCTTGTTTTTCATCCACTTGCATGAATTTCGGGCTCGAGCTCGAATACTCGGTATCATGACCATTTTGGTGAAGTGGGATAGAAAGATCAAGAAAACACACCCTCTTATTCTTCTTCAAGTTATCCCTTTTCGGCCCATAAGTGGTTAAGCCTAATCCTAAGTCGAGCTCGAGTTTGATACTGGATGCTTCATCTTTCTCATCCATGGATGAAAAACAAGAGAAAATTGATTAGGGTGATTCTTGTTTTCCCTTCCTCTTCTCTTGTCAATGAGATGAGATTAGGAAGGTGTTAGCTTGAAGATTAATTTATATGGCTTTATTATGAGTTAATTAGTTAAATacattttaattatgaatttattatatAGAGTAATTATTAATGTCAAAGAAAATAGGGCAATAATAATGGCATGCGTTAGGGTAATGACTAATTGGAGGAAACCAAACAAACTTAATTAGCCACTTAATGGAATCAATTAATTACTGTTTTGATAGAGATTAATGGCAATTTGACTCATCTTTTGTTAGCAAGAAGATCACAAGTTGGAATtaatgggttttttttttttaatgcattaTTAAGTTATGTTATGTGAATTTGGTCAATTTGGTTAATTATTGTGATTTTAATCAACTTGTAAGTTGTAACCTTCAAGCATGACATAAGAAAATATCCATTGATTAGACTTATGGTGATGcattaattgtttttttttttacataagacatatattatatagtatTTGTTGTATAAGTTATGTATgctattttatttatgttttgaataaGACACATGCATGTGTTATTTTttctaataatatttgaaaatttatattgatttttctttttcttttggaaAGGGAGTGATGTATGATGTCAAGGGAAGTAAGTTTTGAAAGTGAAAAAGAAAATCATTTGAGAAATTAGTGACAAATTATATGAGGTTGCGATTGGATTTGATGGAGTATTTGAAGTAAAGATTTGAAATAACTTTATTTTGAGATGTATTTGAAATACACCatgttgattaaaaaaattaataagttGAGGTTTACAATCGATTGTCAAGTGGAGTTATCCAAACAAACTAATGGATTTGTTATCATGAACTTGAAATTTTagctttaaaatcataaatccaaATGCAAATTTAGGTTTTATTATTGGattgatgaatttcaaattctttGAATAGTTTGGATGAACAAATTAGTATGAAACTCAAATTCactttttataaaattatgtaatttcaataataataatgacagatctgaaaaaaaacacaaaagatGAGTAATTTGAAATCTGAAATCTGAAATATATAGTTCAAATCCCTCTTAGAACAAATCACTATTtcgaaatcaaatatttttcatccAAGTACAACGTCAAATCTTTCTTATTGCATACTTCTCACTTTTCTTTTTTTGGTTAAGAGTCTAGGGAAATTAACTCCAATTTACACATTCTCGATAAAAAGCGAAAACTACTTTTTTGATCTTATATGTATGTTTTTTTACGGTTTTGGTCTTCTATGCTATCGGATTTTTGTTTTAGTCTAATATCTTTAGTTTTTTTACAGCAATTTTAGTCATTGTCATCGAAAGTACTGATCGTGACACTACACAAAATAGAGCAAAACGTCTAAAAGATTATattagaaaatatattaaacacTCCATCCCAAATTACACACATCAAATCATGGACACTAAATAATACACTATTGGAGTCAAGTGTGAGTCATTTAAACTAATAATGCACTATTCATA from Primulina eburnea isolate SZY01 chromosome 17, ASM2296580v1, whole genome shotgun sequence carries:
- the LOC140818435 gene encoding homeobox-leucine zipper protein HOX18-like, which gives rise to MDEKDEASSIKLELDLGLGLTTYGPKRDNLKKNKRVCFLDLSIPLHQNGHDTEYSSSSPKFMQVDEKQGSKNRIFNGNKADDCERTYSKNCSRKKLRLDKDQITLLEESFEQHSSLTMAQKRILAERLNLKPRQVEVWFQNRRARIKLKQTEIDREFLKKNCERLSDENRQLKRQLLELRSPAKTENPPPPPAAAAPLLRQFLHPVTKAAAAALKTCPSCEKTWNNRGGAKQETAAAAVMEVGHGDKLNSRAGLESYG